In Dolichospermum sp. DET69, the genomic stretch ATAATCGCTGCCTTAATTCCATTAATTGATCCATTCAATGCAGCGGTAGCTGTTGGTTTTGGTTCACCACAAAACCACACTCCTTCTAGTTTCAAAATCTAGCAGGAGTGGTAAATAATTATTCAGTGATGGGATTGAATACTGGTCGGCTAAAGAAATAAATAAGGTTTATACCTGGCTTAGGCATCCATATACCAATCTAATGTGAAGTTGCATATAATTAGGGGGCAGAAAACATTGTTAATTCAAGAATCATTCTGTGCAACTTTATATAAAAATGGTATTATTTCCTGAAAATATCGTTATCAATGGATAACTGAAAATTAATCAATTCGGTTTAAGACCTCTCCTTTCAACTTTTAAGAAGAAAAAATCCAAAAATTTTCGTTGGCTTCAATCCTCTTTTCTTCAGGGAGAGGTCATTGTCAATTATCCATTATTAATTATTGAACTATCATGCCCCAAAAAAGCTGAATCAGGTATAATATTGTTGTCCAGTTTTTTATAGTTATTATGGACTACCCTAAGCATTGGAAAGAACTAGCCAAAACCATCAAGGAAAAATCTGATTGGTGCTGTCAAAAATGTGGTCAGGTTTTACGTCCCGATGAAAAACCCCAACGCCGTACTTATTTACAAGTACATCATTGGAACAGGGACCCCTCCGACAACAGACCTGAAAATTTAGTTGCTTTATGTCCTCGTTGTCATCTTAATTACCATCGGGGCAGCAAGGGTAATATATCGGTGGGGCAGTTGA encodes the following:
- a CDS encoding HNH endonuclease, whose protein sequence is MDYPKHWKELAKTIKEKSDWCCQKCGQVLRPDEKPQRRTYLQVHHWNRDPSDNRPENLVALCPRCHLNYHRGSKGNISVGQLSLFDISKF